A region of Osmerus eperlanus chromosome 9, fOsmEpe2.1, whole genome shotgun sequence DNA encodes the following proteins:
- the ppm1aa gene encoding protein phosphatase 1A isoform X1: MGAFLDKPKMEKHNAHGEGNNLSYGLSSMQGWRVEMEDAHTAVIGLSRGLDPWSFFAVYDGHAGSQVAKYCCEHLLEHITSNPDFLSALEPEPNVESVKNGIRTGFLQIDEHMRTISEKKHGVDRSGSTAVGVMLSPGHIYFINCGDSRGLLSRGGAVHFFTQDHKPSNPLEKERIQNAGGSVMIQRVNGSLAVSRALGDFDYKCVHGKGPTEQLVSPEPEVYAIERSEAEDEFIVLACDGIWDVMANEELCDFVRSRLEVTDDLERVCNEIVDTCLYKGSRDNMSVVLICFPGAPKVSPDAVKREAELDKYLENRVEEIIKKQGDEGVPDLVHVMRTLASESIPNLPPGGELASKRSVIEAVYNKLNPYRSDETAPDILFFRGFS, translated from the exons ATGGGGGCGTTTTTGGACAAGCCAAAGATGGAGAAGCACAATGCCCACGGCGAGGGTAACAACCTGAGCTATGGCCTGAGCAGTATGCAAGGTTGGAGGGTGGAAATGGAAGatgcacacacagctgtcaTTGGCCTGTCTCGTGGGTTGGACCCCTGGTCCTTCTTTGCTGTCTACGATGGGCATGCCGGCTCTCAGGTGGCCAAGTACTGCTGTGAGCACCTGCTTGAGCACATCACCAGCAATCCAGACTTCCTGAGCGCACTGGAGCCGGAGCCCAACGTGGAAAGTGTGAAGAATGGCATCCGTACAGGCTTCCTTCAGATCGACGAACACATGCGCACCATCTCTGAAAAGAAGCACGGAGTGGACAGGAGCGGGTCCACCGCGGTCGGGGTGATGTTATCCCCCGGTCACATCTACTTCATCAACTGTGGAGACTCGCGGGGCCTCCTCAGTCGCGGTGGTGCGGTGCACTTCTTCACACAGGACCACAAGCCCAGCAACcccctggagaaggagaggatccAGAACGCCGGAGGCTCCGTCATGATCCAGCGAGTCAACGGCTCCCTGGCGGTCTCACGGGCCCTGGGAGACTTCGACTACAAGTGTGTGCATGGCAAAGGTCCCACGGAGCAGCTGGTGTCCCCGGAACCCGAGGTGTACGCCATCGAGAGATCCGAGGCGGAAGACGAGTTCATCGTCTTGGCTTGCGACGGGATCTGGGATGTCATGGCCAACGAGGAACTGTGTGACTTTGTCAGATCCAGGCTGGAAGTGACGGATGATCTTGAAAGAGTCTGCAATGAAATAGTTGACACGTGCTTGTACAAG GGAAGTCGGGACAATATGAGTGTTGTGCTGATCTGCTTCCCAGGGGCCCCAAAGGTATCTCCAGATGCTGTGAAAAGGGAGGCGGAACTGGATAAATACCTGGAGAACAGAGTAGAAG AGATCATAAAGAAGCAGGGAGATGAAGGTGTTCCTGATTTGGTTCACGTGATGCGGACATTAGCATCAGAAAGCATCCCTAATCTTCCTCCAGGGGGAGAGCTTGCCAGCAA ACGGAGCGTTATTGAAGCAGTGTACAACAAACTCAACCCCTACCGAAGTGATGAGACA GCCCCCGACATCCTCTTCTTCCGTGGTTTCagctaa
- the ppm1aa gene encoding protein phosphatase 1A isoform X2, producing the protein MGAFLDKPKMEKHNAHGEGNNLSYGLSSMQGWRVEMEDAHTAVIGLSRGLDPWSFFAVYDGHAGSQVAKYCCEHLLEHITSNPDFLSALEPEPNVESVKNGIRTGFLQIDEHMRTISEKKHGVDRSGSTAVGVMLSPGHIYFINCGDSRGLLSRGGAVHFFTQDHKPSNPLEKERIQNAGGSVMIQRVNGSLAVSRALGDFDYKCVHGKGPTEQLVSPEPEVYAIERSEAEDEFIVLACDGIWDVMANEELCDFVRSRLEVTDDLERVCNEIVDTCLYKGSRDNMSVVLICFPGAPKVSPDAVKREAELDKYLENRVEEIIKKQGDEGVPDLVHVMRTLASESIPNLPPGGELASKRSVIEAVYNKLNPYRSDETDSASTDDMW; encoded by the exons ATGGGGGCGTTTTTGGACAAGCCAAAGATGGAGAAGCACAATGCCCACGGCGAGGGTAACAACCTGAGCTATGGCCTGAGCAGTATGCAAGGTTGGAGGGTGGAAATGGAAGatgcacacacagctgtcaTTGGCCTGTCTCGTGGGTTGGACCCCTGGTCCTTCTTTGCTGTCTACGATGGGCATGCCGGCTCTCAGGTGGCCAAGTACTGCTGTGAGCACCTGCTTGAGCACATCACCAGCAATCCAGACTTCCTGAGCGCACTGGAGCCGGAGCCCAACGTGGAAAGTGTGAAGAATGGCATCCGTACAGGCTTCCTTCAGATCGACGAACACATGCGCACCATCTCTGAAAAGAAGCACGGAGTGGACAGGAGCGGGTCCACCGCGGTCGGGGTGATGTTATCCCCCGGTCACATCTACTTCATCAACTGTGGAGACTCGCGGGGCCTCCTCAGTCGCGGTGGTGCGGTGCACTTCTTCACACAGGACCACAAGCCCAGCAACcccctggagaaggagaggatccAGAACGCCGGAGGCTCCGTCATGATCCAGCGAGTCAACGGCTCCCTGGCGGTCTCACGGGCCCTGGGAGACTTCGACTACAAGTGTGTGCATGGCAAAGGTCCCACGGAGCAGCTGGTGTCCCCGGAACCCGAGGTGTACGCCATCGAGAGATCCGAGGCGGAAGACGAGTTCATCGTCTTGGCTTGCGACGGGATCTGGGATGTCATGGCCAACGAGGAACTGTGTGACTTTGTCAGATCCAGGCTGGAAGTGACGGATGATCTTGAAAGAGTCTGCAATGAAATAGTTGACACGTGCTTGTACAAG GGAAGTCGGGACAATATGAGTGTTGTGCTGATCTGCTTCCCAGGGGCCCCAAAGGTATCTCCAGATGCTGTGAAAAGGGAGGCGGAACTGGATAAATACCTGGAGAACAGAGTAGAAG AGATCATAAAGAAGCAGGGAGATGAAGGTGTTCCTGATTTGGTTCACGTGATGCGGACATTAGCATCAGAAAGCATCCCTAATCTTCCTCCAGGGGGAGAGCTTGCCAGCAA ACGGAGCGTTATTGAAGCAGTGTACAACAAACTCAACCCCTACCGAAGTGATGAGACA GACTCGGCATCCACAGATGACATGTGGTAA
- the dhrs7 gene encoding dehydrogenase/reductase SDR family member 7, whose protein sequence is MELCVTSALIGISLYMVIQGLRFIFADADFTLLWASMMGSKPETELKGLVVWITGASSGIGEELAYQLAGCGSSLILSARRTDELNRVKLGCLKCSDLQDEDILVLPLDLLERESHDAKTKAAFQHFGRIDILINNGGRSQRSLFVETSVDVYQALMDLNFLGTVSLTKQVLLHMTQRGTGSIVTISSVAGLIGVPLSTGYSASKHALQGFFNSLRTELSDHPKILISTVCPGPVQSQVVHNAFTHTLEKSVSTAAGDQQHKMPTSRCVRLILVGMANGIKEMWIAQQPFLLLYYVWQYMPTLAWYLTNRLGKKRVENFKAGLDADYAYFTKPKVKTP, encoded by the exons ATGGAGTTGTGTGTGACTTCTGCACTCATAGGTATATCGCTTTATATGGTGATACAGGGATTGCGCTTTATATTTGCGGATGCTGACTTTACTTTGCTTTGGGCGAGCATGATGGGGAGTAAACCAG AGACTGAGCTGAAGGGGCTGGTGGTGTGGATTACCGGAGCCTCAAGTGGCATTGGAGAGGAATTGGCGTACCAGCTGGCTGGATGTGGCTCTTCCTTGATCCTCTCTGCTCGCCGCACTGATGAGCTAAATAGGGTGAAACTTGGCTGCTTAA AATGTTCCGATTTACAAGATGAGGATATTCTTGTTCTTCCGCTTGATTTGTTGGAGAGGGAATCTCATGATGCCAAAACCAAAGCAGCATTCCAGCACTTTGGCAGG ATCGACATCCTGATTAATAATGGAGGACGGAGCCAGCGTTCCCTGTTCGTAGAGACCAGTGTGGATGTTTACCAGGCCTTGATGGACCTTAATTTCCTGGGAACAGTGTCGCTCACCAAGCAGGTGTTGCTCCATATGACACAGAGAGGCACTGGCAGCATTGTGACCATCAGCAGTGTGGCTGGCCTTATTGGGGTACCACTGTCAACGGGGTACTCTGCCAGCAAACATGCTCTACAG GGCTTCTTCAACTCTCTCCGCACAGAGCTGTCTGACCACCCAAAGATACTCATTAGCACAGTGTGTCCAGGGCCTGTTCAGTCACAGGTAGTCCATAACGCTTTCACACATACATTGGAAAAG TCAGTGTCCACAGCAGCAGGGGACCAGCAACACAAGATGCCCACCAGTCGATGTGTGCGTCTTATCCTGGTGGGCATGGCCAACGGCATCAAGGAGATGTGGATAGCCCAGCAGCCCTTTCTCCTGTTGTACTACGTGTGGCAGTACATGCCCACCCTGGCCTGGTACCTCACAAACCGCCTGGGCAAGAAGAGGGTAGAGAACTTTAAAGCTGGCCTG